From a single Shewanella denitrificans OS217 genomic region:
- the leuD gene encoding 3-isopropylmalate dehydratase small subunit, with protein sequence MQAFTAHSGLAVAIDSANIDTDQIIPKQFLSKVTRDGFGVHLFHDWRYLDDAGEKPNPEFVLNQSRYKGASILLAQENFGCGSSREHAPWALADFGLRVVIAPSFADIFYGNAINNGLLPVVLTQAQVQQLMDEVQGELGAQVSVDLQLLRVISPSGAEFPFSLVESARHKLLNGLDAVGETLTHGQAISAYEANIPAWLA encoded by the coding sequence ATGCAAGCATTTACAGCCCATAGCGGTTTAGCCGTGGCCATCGACAGCGCTAATATCGATACCGATCAGATAATCCCTAAGCAGTTCCTGTCAAAGGTCACTCGAGATGGTTTCGGAGTGCACCTATTTCATGACTGGCGTTATTTAGATGATGCCGGCGAAAAACCGAACCCAGAATTTGTCTTGAATCAATCGCGTTATAAAGGCGCTTCCATCTTATTGGCTCAAGAGAACTTTGGCTGTGGCTCGAGCCGTGAACATGCCCCTTGGGCGTTGGCTGATTTTGGTTTAAGAGTGGTGATCGCCCCAAGTTTTGCCGATATATTTTATGGTAATGCCATTAACAATGGCTTGTTGCCCGTTGTCTTGACTCAAGCTCAGGTGCAGCAGTTAATGGATGAAGTGCAAGGGGAGTTGGGCGCGCAGGTGAGTGTCGATCTTCAATTGCTTCGAGTCATATCGCCCAGCGGTGCTGAATTTCCTTTTAGCTTAGTCGAATCTGCGCGGCATAAATTGCTAAATGGGTTGGACGCCGTAGGGGAAACCTTAACCCATGGGCAGGCTATTTCTGCCTATGAGGCTAATATTCCGGCTTGGTTAGCCTGA